The following coding sequences lie in one Heliangelus exortis chromosome 8, bHelExo1.hap1, whole genome shotgun sequence genomic window:
- the LOC139798810 gene encoding methylcrotonoyl-CoA carboxylase beta chain, mitochondrial-like: protein MGNTATRSSLGRLRLSPSALPLRRLQTFSPWLEGRYRGWCHGQQPARSPQGQGRTRSLSHRARSRRSVRSFPVLDGCIPAVYRAVFEENVRNSQDVGTRYSELLETVRKGGGEHSLLRHTQRNKKLFVRQRLRMLLDEGPFLEFSPLAGLNLPYGDVPAAGYLTGAGKICGVWCVFMANDATVKGGTFYPIGLKKQLRAQEIALQNRLLSVFLVDSGGAFLPLQSELFPDKLHGGRTLYNQALISAMGIPQVAVVCGSCVAGSAYLPVMAEETLIVDKIGTLFLAGPPLVQAATGERVSAEELGGAKLHSEVSGCTDHFAPSEKEAYKCVRNIISTLNYDPLPEELRDFESPLFSQDELLGLAPRDYRCTLPVKLILSRLVDGSRFQEFKANYGTTLVTGFGHVEGYLVGVVASNGELSQDASLKGSHFVQLCSQRSIPILFFQNTAPPAAEPTSISKAKADSKRLKAQASMMAAVACAAVPKITIVIGGCFGADSYAMCGRSFSPNFLFLWPNARVALVDSRHFCTGPQAGDNKNTGDDWELKHLRDKLEEESSAFYSSARLWDDGIILPQNTRQVIAQCLEITEQQKYRQALPPSQYPVIRM from the exons ATGGGGAACACGGCGACCCGGAGCTCCCTTGGCAGACTGCGCCTCAGCCCCTCGGCTCTGCCTCTCCGCAGGTTACAAACTTTCAGCCCCTGGCTGGAGGGAAGGTACCGGGGCTGGTGTCACGGCCAGCAACCCGCACGCAGCCcgcagggacagggcaggacacGCAGCCTCAGTCACCGAGCGAGATCCAGGCGGAGTGTCCGATCTTTCCCCGTGCTGGATGGATGCATCCCGGCTGTGTACCGAGCAGTGTTTGAGGAGAATGTGAGGAACAGTCAGGATGTTGGTACCAG gtattcagagctgctggagacagtcagaaaaggagggggagaacACTCCCTGCTGCGTCACACCCAGAGGAACAAGAAGCTGTTTGTGCGGCAGCGCCTGAGGATGCTCCTGGATGAGGGGCCTTTTCTTGAGTTCTCCCCCCTGGCTGGCCTCAACCTGCCCTATGGtgatgtccctgctgctggctaCCTCACTG GAGCTGGCAAAATCTGTGGGGTCTGGTGTGTCTTCATGGCAAATGATGCAACTGTGAAAGGAGGAACTTTTTATCCCATTGGACTGAAGAAACAATTAAGAGCTCAAGAGATAGCCCTGCAGAACAGACTGCTGTCTGTCTTCCTGGTTGACAGTGGGGGAGCATTCCTACCACTGCAG TCAGAGCTGTTTCCTGACAAGCTGCATGGTGGCAGGACACTCTACAACCAAGCACTCATATCTGCCATGGGCATCCCTCAG GTGGCAGTGGTGTGCGGCTCCTGCGTGGCTGGAAGTGCCTATTTGCCAGTGATGGCAGAAGAAACTCTGATAGTAGATAAAATCGGGACACTGTTCCTGGCGGGCCCACCTCTGGTACAAGCTGCTACAGGAGAACGGGTCTCTGCCGAGGAACTAGGAGGAGCTAAACTTCACTCTGA AGTCAGTGGCTGTACTGACCATTTTGCACCCTCAGAAAAGGAGGCCTACAAGTGTGTCCGGAACATCATCTCAACATTAAACTATGATCCCCTGCCTGAGGAGCTCAGGGACTTTGAGAGCCCTCTGTTCAGCCAGGATGAGCTCCTGGGACTGGCACCACGGGATTATAGGTGCACTCTCCCTGTGAAGCTG ATTCTGAGCCGTCTGGTGGATGGCAGCAGGTTCCAGGAATTCAAAGCTAATTATGGCACAACATTAGTAACAGGATTTGGCCATGTGGAAGG GTACCTGGTGGGGGTTGTGGCCAGCAATGGGGAGCTCTCTCAGGATGCCTCTCTCAAGGGCAGCCACTTcgtgcagctctgcagccagcgCAGCATCCCCATCCTCTTCTTCCAAAATACTGCTccacctgcagcagagccaaCAAGCATCTCAAAG GCAAAGGCTGACTCCAAGAGGCTGAAAGCCCAGGCCTCCATGATGGCTGCTGTggcctgtgctgctgttcccaaaATCACCATTGTCATCGGGGGCTGCTTTGGGGCTGACAGCTATGCCATG tGTGGCAGATCATTCAGTCcaaactttcttttcttgtggCCTAATGCAAGAGTTGCTCTTGTGGATTCAAGACATTTCTGCACAGGCCCACAGGCTGGAGACAACAAAAATACAGGAGATGACTGGGAACTGAAACATCTGAGAGATAA gctggaggaAGAAAGCAGTGCCTTCTACTCCTCTGCCAGACTCTGGGATGATGGCATCATTCTACCTCAAAATACCAGACAG GTAATTGCCCAGTGCTTGGAGATCACAGAACAGCAGAAGTACCGGCAGGCCCTGCCTCCCTCACAATATCCTGTCATCAGGATGTGA